From the genome of Bacteroidota bacterium:
ATGTTACGCTGTTTCTATCTATCATTTTTACCCACTCACTTCCACGATGAGCCATAAAAATTATGTGCCTGAAGTTGATAAAGAATTATTTACAGCTCTGTTAATGAAAGCTGCCGAGTTACCTTCAGACCAAAGTCTTGAAGTCGTGCAAAAGATTGTAAAAGGCAAAACGGGCGATAAAAGAGAAAGTGTTATTCGAAAGTTTGTTGAAGATTTGTATGGCGACACTGATTTACGAACGAAAGAAAAAGCTGAGAAGCTATTGAAAGAAGATGATGATGATATTCGCGATGATGAATTCGTTGAGTTTGCAATTGCACTCGATAAAGATGACGCTGTGGTTAAAGACAGCTATGCTAAGTATGAAACTCAGGTAGGTTTATTGCGGACGAAGTTAATGGAAGCAGTTATGCAGTGGAAAGGCGGAATATCATATCCCGATGCTAACAGAACATTGCGTTTCACATACGGAACTGTTAAACCGTTACGACCACGCGATGCAGTTAATTTGGATCATGTTACAACGCTCGGAGGCGTGATGGAAAAAGAAA
Proteins encoded in this window:
- a CDS encoding S46 family peptidase produces the protein CYAVSIYHFYPLTSTMSHKNYVPEVDKELFTALLMKAAELPSDQSLEVVQKIVKGKTGDKRESVIRKFVEDLYGDTDLRTKEKAEKLLKEDDDDIRDDEFVEFAIALDKDDAVVKDSYAKYETQVGLLRTKLMEAVMQWKGGISYPDANRTLRFTYGTVKPLRPRDAVNLDHVTTLGGVMEKETGSEPFKVPAKLRQLWEKKDFGIYADKKSGDVPVAFISNLDITGGNSGSPILNGRGELTGCAFDGNWEGVVGDYHFEDAMNRTISVDSRYILFILDKFSDAQNLLNEMQIK